The following DNA comes from Miscanthus floridulus cultivar M001 chromosome 5, ASM1932011v1, whole genome shotgun sequence.
GGCGCAGAAACCCCAGACCCCAGCTGATCCATCGTGGGGTTCGCATATGACAGCCGGCGCACCTTTTACAGCACCAGTAGCCCAAGCTGACCCTTTCTTCTTCGCctccgaccccgaccccgaccccgaccccggCGCGCCCACGACACCGCCACCGCACCGTTGCCTCCGCACGCCTGCCCGCCTCCCCCCTCCTCTCCCAACTGCGCCCACACGCGACTTGATCGCTGTTGAAGGCGTAGATGGCAAGTACCGCTGCTGCGCCCGATCACGTGAAGCCGCCTCCGGCCGTGACTGAAACCCAACAACCCCTCGGCTCGGGGTCTGGCAGCACGGGTGAGATGGGGCACGGGAAGCGCCCACACCAGGTCGAACACGCGGGTCGTTCCGCCCGTCGCCGACCCAACGTGGAGGGTGGGGTATCGCAGACCTTCGCTGTACCCAAGCTCTTCATCCGTAGGCCTCCTCCTTCTCGGTAAGTCGGCTGTCCGCACCGCACCCCttcaatctcctctccatccatcTCACGGCCATTCCTGCTACGCTACAGCAGCTTGGCTACAGCGCTGACGACCCTGGCGGCGGATTCTTTTAGAGCGGAAGCGGACCCCAGCCCACCATCGTCGGTCCTCAGCAGCGGCAACGGGGGCGTGGTGGGCGACGACGCTGCCCACCAGCTGGTGCCAGAGCCAGAAAGAACGGTCATCATCGACCTCGAACTCGACCCTTCTTCTCAGTAAGTGTGCTGTCCGCTCCCCTTGATTTCATTCTCCTCGTCTCCCGTCGCCTTATTATCTCTGACTCTTCCCCACATACCACACCACAGGCCAGATTCAGTGCCCACGGATCATCCGGTGTCCGCGGCGGAGTCCAGCAGCCAGGCGGGCACCCCGGTTAACGTGGACGACgctgcccaccaccaccaccatcatcatgtgTTCACGTCAGCATTCGGTGCGAAGAAGCAGCCTCGCTACGCTGTCGACAAAGCCCTGCAGCTTCAGGCGGCGGCTACACAAGCCTTTTTGGACGAGATCGCCAAGGAAGCTGAGCGGGCCGACGCGGCGGAGCAGCGGGCCGGCGAGATGGCTGAGCGGGCCGACGCGGCGGAGCAGCGGGCCCACCGCCTGGCGAGCGATATAGACCGCTGTCGCTCCGAAGCCCAGCGCATGGCGGATGAGCTCGAAAAGGCTGTGCACGAAGCCGAGGGCTGCGCTGGAATCCGAGCACTTCAGGTTCAACGTCCTGAACCGGGATCCTGGGGTTCCACGTCCCGGCACGCACACGCGTGGTGGTCAACGCCTGGGCCGTCGGCCGGGACCCCGCGACGTGGGAGCGCGCCGAGGAGTTTTGCCGGAGAGGTTCTTGAGATCCGCCGTCGACTTCAGGGGGCAGCACTTCGAGCTGCTGCCGTTCGACGCCGGCAGGAGGGTGTGCCCCGGTCTCGGGTTCGCGGAGGCAAGCGCCGAGATGGCACTGGCGAGCTTGCTGTATCATTTTGACTGGGAGGCTGCCAGCGGGAACGGGAGCCGGAGCCGGAACCGGGAAGGATCGCCAACTCCGTCGTTGGACATGACCAAGGTGAACGGGTTAGTCGTGCATATCAAGTCCGGTCTGCCGCTTCTAGCTAAGCCATGGGTCCCTTAAATTGTTGTCTGTTGGTGTAATCCTGCCAACACTGTCACTGGAGGTGTGTTAGGAGGAGGTGGGAAAATTCAGTTTGAAGTGGAGAATGCCAGAGCGGGAGCAGCAGttgcggtgaccgcgcccacgacTCATCAGTTCTCTGCAACGTGTGTTTTCAGTGACTTGTATCTTTGTTTTAGCAGTTGTTTAGCTAAGTGCGTGTGTTGTAAGCTGCTGGTATAAGTAGCTGGGAGTCCCATGTGTTATGTTATCACTTAAACCGCCAGAGAGGCGCTATGTACTGAACACTACCATCTGAGTAAAATAGCTCTGCTATCCGGCAGTTGCTGTTCGTGTTCATCGCGTTCATCATTTGTTCTTGCGTTCATTGCTTAGATCCAGCCACCATACAATGTGTATTTGTGATCCTGTACTAACATCGGGTATCGGAGCCTCAATTACACGCGGAGACACTTCTAGATCGGTGCCATGTCAATCGTTCCTAGCGGAGAGGGGGCGCAAGGCGGTGGCGGTGACTGTCAGGCATATCCTACGCTGACGAGCACGAATTATACCAGTTGGTGTATTCGGGTGCAGGCGATCATGGAAGATCAAGGAGTGTGGGAGGTGGTGGATCCGCAGGCGGGGACGTCGGGGACGCTGTCTGAGGCGGAGGTGGCGAAGGCAACCGCCAAGGACAAGAAGGTGCAGGCGCATCTTCTTCAGTGCTTGCCCGACGACCTGCTGTTGCAAGTCGCGAAGAAAAAACCGGGAAGGAGGTCTAGGATTCCCTGAAGGCTTGGTTCGTGGGAGCCGATCGTGTGAAGGATGCGTGGTTATAGATGCTCAAGAGCGAGTTTGACGCTATGAGGATGAAGGAGGAGGAGTCGCTCGACCAATTTGTTGGGAGACTGACGGTGATGTCAGTGAGATACAACAATTTGGGGGAAGTCTTGATGATGCGGCTCTGGTAAAGAAATTATTTGATACCGTGCCTGAACGATTTTCTCAATGTCGTGGCCGGGATTGAACAGTTCTTTGACCTCAAGACCTTGGCGTTTCATGAAGCAGTGGGGCGTCTGAAAGGCATTCGAGGAGTGCACACGGCGGGGAACTGGCAGTGCCAAGTCTAAAGGTGGGCAGGTGTTGCTCACGTAGGAGGAGTGAGAGGCCAGGCAGAAGAACTCCGGTGGTGATTCTTCATGGAGAGGGAAGAAGCAGGAAGGTGGAGGGCGTGGTTGAGGTCATGGCCGTGGTGGTGGTAGCAGTGGCCGTGGTGTACAAGGCACCGTCGGCAAGGATGGTGCTGGG
Coding sequences within:
- the LOC136451259 gene encoding uncharacterized protein, which codes for MASTAAAPDHVKPPPAVTETQQPLGSGSGSTGEMGHGKRPHQVEHAGRSARRRPNVEGGVSQTFAVPKLFIRRPPPSRSLATALTTLAADSFRAEADPSPPSSVLSSGNGGVVGDDAAHQLVPEPERTVIIDLELDPSSQPDSVPTDHPVSAAESSSQAGTPVNVDDAAHHHHHHHVFTSAFGAKKQPRYAVDKALQLQAAATQAFLDEIAKEAERADAAEQRAGEMAERADAAEQRAHRLASDIDRCRSEAQRMADELEKAVHEAEGCAGIRALQVQRPEPGSWGSTSRGQHFELLPFDAGRRVCPGLGFAEASAEMALASLLYHFDWEAASGNGSRSRNREGSPTPSLDMTKAIMEDQGVWEVVDPQAGTSGTLSEAEVAKATAKDKKVQAHLLQCLPDDLLLQVAKKKPGRRSRIP